One uncultured Hyphomonas sp. genomic region harbors:
- a CDS encoding COQ9 family protein, translated as MTVTPSRKLRRRWLETLLPEVAFDGWTEAAAARAARQAGLDQGEQALAAPRGVIDLIDGFFEEAGEAAKADLAAQDLSGMRVPDKVKAGVLAWLKALEPHREAVRRAVSRGMVPWNAGPALQRGWAVADFIWDAAGDTAEDYNRYSKRGLLTAVLPPIVLYWLDNPSEADLDDYIARRLAQVSGAGRTAGKILGPLLDAIGSKGPNSGKAPGARS; from the coding sequence ATGACTGTCACACCTTCCCGAAAACTTCGCCGCCGCTGGCTGGAAACGCTGCTGCCAGAGGTCGCTTTTGACGGCTGGACGGAGGCTGCAGCCGCCCGAGCGGCCAGGCAGGCCGGGCTTGATCAGGGTGAACAGGCCCTTGCAGCCCCGCGCGGCGTGATCGACCTGATCGACGGCTTCTTCGAGGAAGCAGGGGAGGCGGCAAAGGCAGACCTTGCTGCGCAGGATCTCTCGGGCATGCGCGTGCCCGACAAGGTGAAAGCGGGCGTCCTCGCCTGGCTGAAGGCGCTGGAGCCCCACAGGGAAGCCGTCCGCCGGGCGGTTTCGCGCGGCATGGTCCCGTGGAATGCCGGGCCTGCGCTGCAGCGCGGCTGGGCCGTGGCCGATTTCATCTGGGACGCCGCAGGCGACACGGCAGAGGATTATAACCGCTATTCCAAGCGGGGGCTGCTCACCGCGGTGCTGCCGCCCATCGTGCTGTACTGGCTGGACAACCCGTCCGAGGCCGATCTGGACGACTACATCGCCCGCCGTCTTGCCCAGGTGTCGGGCGCGGGCCGCACGGCCGGAAAGATCCTCGGGCCGCTTCTTGACGCCATCGGGTCAAAAGGGCCCAATAGCGGAAAGGCGCCAGGCGCGCGCAGCTAG
- a CDS encoding DUF2794 domain-containing protein: protein MSEFPSRRAQSEPRIAFHKTEMRPILDVYGRLVMAGEARDYAIGMHKDHAIFAIFRRHAENPTWRIEKQPHLANMQGQYVVYGQAGQVLRRGRDLQQVLRVFDRKRFTIVK from the coding sequence ATGAGCGAATTTCCTTCCCGCCGGGCCCAGAGCGAGCCGCGAATCGCTTTCCACAAAACCGAGATGCGTCCGATTCTCGACGTCTACGGACGGTTGGTCATGGCAGGCGAGGCGCGCGACTATGCGATCGGCATGCACAAGGACCACGCCATCTTCGCCATCTTCCGCCGCCACGCCGAAAATCCGACCTGGCGGATCGAGAAACAGCCCCATCTTGCCAACATGCAGGGCCAGTATGTGGTGTACGGACAGGCCGGCCAGGTTTTGCGCCGGGGGCGGGACCTGCAGCAGGTATTACGGGTTTTCGACCGCAAGCGCTTCACCATCGTGAAGTAA
- the rpsU gene encoding 30S ribosomal protein S21 produces MESTIVQIVVRDNNVEQALRALKKKMQREGLFREMKARQHFEKPSEKKARQRAEAVRRARKLARKRAQREGII; encoded by the coding sequence ATGGAGAGTACCATCGTACAGATCGTCGTCCGCGATAACAATGTCGAGCAAGCCCTGCGCGCTCTGAAGAAGAAGATGCAGCGTGAAGGCCTGTTCCGCGAAATGAAGGCCCGCCAGCATTTCGAGAAGCCGTCCGAGAAGAAAGCCCGCCAGCGCGCAGAGGCCGTCCGCCGCGCCCGCAAACTGGCCCGCAAACGCGCCCAGCGCGAAGGCATCATCTAG